In Lytechinus variegatus isolate NC3 chromosome 6, Lvar_3.0, whole genome shotgun sequence, the DNA window TATATTTGAACTAAAAAGCTTTAGattaaaaacatcaaatatgtattttcttttgcaGGATGTCGGCGGTCAAGACAAAATTCGACCTTTATGGAGGCATTATTACACGGGAACTCAAGGGTTAATCTTTGTTGTAGACTGTGCTGATAGAGATAGGATAGACGAAGCAAGGCAAGAACTTCATCGGATAATAAACGACAGGGAAATGAAAGAAGCTATAATCCTCATCTTCGCAAATAAACAAGACCTTCCAGATGGTAAGACAACcctcccccctcaaaaaaaagccGCCCCCCgaaaatagaaattatttttttcctattttccGGGGCTACCTTTCACACCTTACTGCCTAATTCTGCTACCCTTTAAACATGGCGTTAATGGGTGTTTTTAGGGGCTCTTATAAGCATTCCAGGGGCAGAATCTGCCTGAACCCCTCTGTGACTTTCGCCCTCATATTATGTCAAACCATCACatgtggtcattttcaaactaaaGTGGACAAGACCTTTCAGATGGtaataccccccaaaaaaaggtgcccctgtaaataaaattattataatgtacTGCCATAATGATAGAAGCTGTAATACTCATCTTTGCAAATAAACAAGACCTTCCAGATGGcaagatccccccccccaaaaaaaaagcaaccCCCATaagtaaaattatttgttattttttgggGGCTAGTTATTACAATTTACACTGGATATTCAGCTTTCTCATGGCAGTAATTAAATGGGGGATTTATCTGTCTCTTTTTCTACGTTGCTGGCTCTTTTTAGCATTCCGGGGGCAGAATCCCTGTGTGATTTGTTCCCTTGGTGTGTTGAACCAGCAAACATGTTTTCAGgatatttgaaaacatttttttttaatttaaccTCTTGAAAACGTAAATTTTCACAAAGTTGacaaaaaaatttcaaaccTTTTGTCCTTGGAAATGATTTCAGAATGTGAACAAAAAAcactttcaaaacattttacGAATTCTAAAACAAGTTCAGAACAAATAGACtttgtgaaaacattttttaaaatgtttgaacaaatttttctaaatatttcatAGACATTTTAAGTTCCTTCTGGCATGTTCGTTCAAAAGAAGTTATTAAAATCTtcagaaatatgaaaatgtttgtAGAATGTTTAAAAGATGTTTTCAACACAGGCTGTTTAAGAACTTTATTCTTTtataattctttagaaagaatGGAGGCATTTCAGATGATAAgataatgaactagcaaacacAAAAGCCTGAATCcacattcacacatgtatggtTTTTAATCCATGGATTGAAACCATGATTGATGCAGATTTCATattggtgtgttggctcagttggtagagcgtccgtctcacaaccagggggtcgggagttcaaaccccggccatGTCAGACTAAAAGATGtttaaagatgggagttgctgctaccatgtttggcgttcaacgattaaaggggaagttctccctgacaaaaagtatattgtcaaaatagtagaaaaaattataaaaaaatactgctgaaggtttgagaaaaattcatcaaagaattaaacagttattagaatttcaaaatgtgaCGTCAATATGCGGGCCCCATTCCTACATATCgaatgataaaaaatcaatgaaatatctttttttttcagaaaattgaaaatggttttcactgtaccttttgtatcaatagacaaatcatttcacacccgatcatgaatagaaaacaaaattaggtcatcaggaaccatacaaaatttgaaattcatgcatttaatgttacataacatatgggcagctgcttgttgatgacgtcacaaatacaaaactttgaactcaaaccttcaccaatatttttttttatattttctgctatttttacaacaaagttttcttcagggtgaacttccccttttaaGGGATAGAGCAATGtcgatctggcactgcacagtggctgctgGGCCCATGATCAGTTGGGCGAAGCAAATTTCTggagtattttattttcttgtttatttcaaacaataaagagataatttaatttcatgtttatttctaACAATAAAACATATGGATACAGTGATAATACCTTCACAGTAATTCAGTGTGTACAATATATATGAGGGAATCttcaaaaaattaattcatGTTTTTGCCTCAGGTAGCTAAATTTACAAGTCTTTTTTAaggctacatgtattattaatgAGTCCATTGTTGAACATCCACAGAGGACTGGTTAATTCAAAATAGCAGGCTCATCTAAAATGCAGTAACCTTTAGTGATAAGTGTAATTTTAGCATCCTGTGGTGGTAAGAGTGCACTCATGATTCGATTAATGCATGTCATCtaggccctgtcttacaaagagttacaattgatccaatcaatcacaactatggaaagccagcaacatcaacaagAAACGTAAAAACTACATGTTTcctcaaaaatattttctacgtgtagatatgatgtatattcacaCACTGTTTTTTTCACAATTCGGTGTGCTGCTCTTTGCTCACAAAGTACATAGTGCaaattttctaaagaaaaaaaattatgacattaacGGATTTTgatatagttgaggttgattgaATCAACCtcaactttttgtaagacatGGCCCTGCATGGTGTCAACTCATGGAATCCAAATCACCTCGAGTTCTCAAGCTCTTATATATTTTTAGAGTGCCTGATAAGAGTAGCTGTGCTAGAGCTGGAGTAATAGTTCACAGCCTGTAGAAAccttggcccgtattctgaagtcgggtttaacttaaactcaggtttcaagttgtggtctaagtatgggaagccaaaagtaccAAAAaatttattaagttgtatgtttcttatgtttattatggtctttcctgattcatcgatggtgaagacaattatctatCTACCCTCtttagacaattatgaatgatttcagagccaaatgagctgaaatattattTCGCTACTGATAgtaatttatgtaacaattggctgtccatacttaaaccacaactttaaacctgagtttaagttaaacccgacttcagaatacgggccattgtatTTAAAGTGCAGGATACAATGTtgcattgttattgttataaactatcattattatacaGCCAATTCTTTTAATGTTATTGCAGATTTACCTATTCAGTTCTATTGTATGATTGCTTTTTGTTTGCAATCAATGCTTTGTCTttgttatttcactttttatgtaCATTTCAACCTGCCTTGAACCAGTATAGGCTCATGGACCAGGTTTTACTTGTTACTCtttcattgtttcactttgttCATTTGTATCTGCTTTTCTTTGCAATGAAGAAATGATAACAAtcagttgttgttgtttttgtcatagtaattattattcttgtttcttttttattttctatttgatACACAGCAATGAAACCCATCGAAGTCCAGGAGAGATTAGGTTTGACGAGAATTAGGGACAGGAACTGGTACGTTCAACCTGCTTGTGCGACGTCAGGCGAGGGCCTATCGGAGGGTCTAACGTGGCTCACTGCTAACAGTAAACCATGATGAACAcaaacacatatatatatattacaaaaaaaataaacaaaaaaaatgtctgcCTACTTTTCTTAACCTAGCTCTTCTGCAAGGGGATTTAGAATCTAGCACAAGTTTGAAGTCTCATCCCCAGTCATATATTTGGGGTTCAAATTTGTGCTGCCCTCGCTTGGTAATATATATGAAGGAATTCAATGTGTATTATTAATTTGAGATGAGAGGAAATGATATGGAGagggttatatatatatatataaataaatcctCTTGCATTGAAGCTAGACTAACTACTCTATACCTTCTTGTAATCTTATATACataaagacaatttttttaataaaaaaagatttgtttATACTTACTGTACAAATGGTTAAGTAGACAAAATTCTCAGCCGAGTTTTTGTTGTCATGATGTGTAAATTGCTCATTACATTGTTACCTGTATGTACAAATctcttataattattatttagatGGAGTTTCAGTGTATGCATAAAGGCCTGTTTACATTTGAAGCAGAGAGTGTTTTGTCGCGCATCATGTGTGCGTATACACGTTGCAGCATGTTCAGAATTaatctattttgaaattgattttagtTGCATAATGCACCCCATGACGACATGCTTGTAACgtcaggggcccgtaacacaaaagttcGCGTGTAATCGTACTTGAATTCACGAATGATTGTGGTCAATGCAATCAGTCGTAGAAATATGTACAACGATCtttgctaagctttgtgataTTGGCTCCAGTTATCTTTGCCATGTCGActgtttcattatattttcctcaaattgatatgtttttttatcttaaaatcaaatgtaaaagcGATTTAGATTGGTGACATCGCACCAGTCCATATTTACATCAATAGCATCATAGGATGATTGATACCTGTTTCTCTTTTCTTTAGAATTAAAAGAGGAATATGTCTTGCTGTTCGCATTATTAGATTATTCCTACAGTGTTTGGATATGAGAGTTATAAAGATTCTTCAAGCTGATATGGCACagctacactgcaaaaaaaacaccggtgttgatttagcaccagcctggtatctatatctgcccacaccagaaaggtgttaaAGCGACACCAGTTAAAAGTCAACACTTAACACTTCAATTGGTGTTGCATAAATGCCAAATTGATGTTAGTCTTTAACGTCAAACCAGTTTTGTTTCAACACCTCTGGTGTGGACGATATTCGTGTAGATatcaggctggtgttaaattaacaccgttTTTTTGCACTGCACTTTAAAAAGCACCAGCTGAAGGCCTATATACTCCATGGGGTGTTAAATACAAGAAACCAGAATATCGATTGCAAATCAATTTTAGGTCCGGAAATCAATCATAAGTCgtgaaattaattgcaaatttgcatgattgattgctaatctgcttctTAAAACCAGCAGTGTATTCTGGGCCcagtctcacaaagagttacgattgatccaatcaaccacaactatggatggccagcaatgtcaacatctaaaatacatgctTGTCctaaatgttttctagatatgatgtttATTCATACGTCCCCTCATTTCTTGACAAATTTAGTATGCTTCTgtatgttttaaaaagaaaaatgatgaaattgatggatttccatatagttgaatTAATCTTCAGTCTTTATAAGATGGCGTGCTGGTTTATCTATCAATGaattaattgtaaaattgcagcagaatatttgcaatttgtaAAAGGACCTTCCATAAGCCATATGTTTGTTTTAGTCAAAGTAATCTTACACATCAGGGGTCAGTTGCAGAAAGAGCTttgtttaaacgcaagtcaaaaaatcaattgcaagtcccaagTGCATGCTGTTGATTGGTAGAAAATCAAGTAACGAACGATTTTTAGAgatgcgattgattgcaactctttctgcgaCCGGTCCTGGAATatgcaaaaaatattcataggtcccttgatttcttgacaaattTAATATGCTTCTCTATGTTTTAAAAAGacaaattatgaaattgatggatttccatatagttgaatcaatcgtaagtctttgtaagaGGGGGCGCTGGTttatatcaattaattaattacaaaattgcagcagaatatttgcaattggttgcatattttttcttccaacacCCCCTATATAGTTCTTGGATGTTTACCCACGATGCAACCTTCCAATTGAATTATGGTGTCTCATAGAAATCTACccaaatgaatgataataatattccacCACTCTTTAATAAGACAAATCAACGCCACAATATTTgcatggtaacaaaatattaacattGTGGTTTTATGCTGCATTCCTgcttttgaataaaagaaatcaaagctTTCGGGAGAAAAAATTCACGATTCTGGTTAAACGTTTGGCCGGCCCTTTTATGAAGAGCTCCCCAGTTTTTCCTTGTGTTATCTATGCATTTGTAAACTCCTTGATTTATCAAGAGGCAGAGTAGAATTACTgctaaaagtgaaaaaaatggtTTCATTCATATAGCTATAGATATTCATTCAATTGGTTCAAAGCACATGCTTGTATATATTTTAGCCTACTATTGACATGTGACATTTGAAGCTGTCACGTGACTTAATCACCTGACCAGTCCGATGCATCGTTGTACCGtaatatacatgtttatttgaTTTGCTTGATGAATTAAAATCTTGTCTCTTTTTACACCTATTTCACAACGTGTTGggtaatgtaatatttttttctctccaagaTTGTTGGGTGCTAATGGTAATCTAAGTTGTcaagtaatacatgtataggaaACATGCTGGCAGTTTTCCGCAATTCTAATTTGTTAAACATGAATTGATTTGATAACTCTTactcccagccatggcgtaatttccttcagcaacaaatgtacccacattgtgctgcactcaacccaggtgaggtgaatgggtacccggcaggattaattccttgaatgcatgagcgctaaaaggcagctcgagctaaagccgggtaataataacaacgtgcctcggaatagaaaatttctagatagatggcgctatataaatgccgaTTATTATTACCAGTATAATTACTTTACAGAAATGTGCACTTACGTAATGCACATAATGGCAGAGTGTGTACAGGTAccggtcttacaaagagttgcgattgattcgatcaatcaccacaaaaaataatttccaactatgatgtacattcatgcattcattgctttcttgaaaattcattgtgcttctctttgtttacaaaggaaaaaaattcCTGTAGATAAATTATgatatggatggatttccatagagttacgatagATTGGATCAAATGTTACTTTTTGTAAGACGTGGCCCTGAGccttctgggccccgtcttggAAAGCCATCAATATCtacaatgcatgtttgttcaagaaattttctagatatgaatgtatatccatcaattcattgatttcttgacaatttggtgtattctcctttgtttaaaaatgacatttttcaaatttgctatataaaaagttatgacactgatggatttccatagagttacacttgatccaatcaatcgttaccattgattggatcaatcttaactctttgtaagactgggcccagGATTCCTTCTCCAGTAATTGCAGAAAACACAAGcagtttgaatgaaaaataggTCATGGAAGTTCAGTTccattttacaattatttttatcCATGAAAGTTGGTAAAAGTAAAGGGCATTTTGTATCTTTCTATATGTGATATTGTTTTTCTACAACAAATTTGTGTTATTTTGGAAACGATTTTCCAAATGTGGGTCATTTTGAAAGCAAGTTTGGTGAAGGATTAGGTAGAGGATTGAAACAAACCTCTTAAAAGGGTTTAAAGCCTATGTATGGAAGCGATTTTCATATAAAGAGAATCTGATTTGTAAAGGACCTTCCATGAGCAGAATGCCTGTTAGAGTCAAAGTAATGTTACAGATCAGGGGTCCGTACAGAAAGAGctacgtttaaacgcaagtcaaaacaTCAATTGCAAGCCCCAAATGCACGATGTTGATTGgtagaaaatcaagttacgcgtgatttttagagatgCGAATGATTGTaactttctgcaacgggccccagaataTGCAAAAAACTTTGTGAAGTTTAATTTGGCAAATGGTCTatatacagtcaaacctgtgtCAGTGGCCACCTATCTATAGCAatcacctgtctatagtgaccactaaaaccgaTTTCCATGGAAGCAGATTGTATGTATTTGAACTTGttatagcagccacctgcctatagtcACAACTAAAACagattcccatggaggcagattgtgtgtataagaacctgtctatagcagccacctgtctataaacGCCACATTTTGTATTTCCCTTAATAGGTGATCACTATAGACGGGTTTCACTCTACATGGGACTTGGGCagaataatattattattacaaagtaTCACAAATGCTACAATTATATTTTAGTCCTAACTTAGTAATTATGTGCCATGGACCTGGGTTGAatgtgaaacctttttttactATTAAAATGAAGTCATTAAATGATAGTAATTGTAAAtgtgatatttgattattttttaaatgcataCATTGTAGCGGCTGCATATCAACAAAATCAAGCTGTGCATTGCATACACTTGTACGTGGGAACGCTTTAAGTTATTTGCCATAGGGCTATTCACACTGTTGTATGTGATTCTTCCATGAAATGTTGAGGAGTATGCCTCCGAGTGGGGTATATCGTTGGGACAGATTTATTTTCTTGctttgtgtgtgtttatatttgattgagaaacaaaaaagatgaaatttggTGCAGTAGTTGTGTGTATTGCTTTCaaattataatgtatatatcatatatatagaAGCCTGCCTTTCATTTCAAATGGAAGCAAGTGAGGACAGTCTCGCGCCCCGTCGTACAAATAGtcgcgattgatccaatcaaccacaactatagaaagccagcaaagtcaacttctaaaatgcatgtttgtttagaGAATTCTCGagatatgatttatattcattgttttcttgacacgCTCCTCAATATGTGTACAACAGGAAATTAAGCAAATTTTGTGTAGGAAAATGTATGACATTGAGGGATTTTCATACAGCGGGATTGATTGGataaatcgcaactctttgtaagacggggccctgatgcGCATTACACAGAATTTAGTGAATGATCATAACATTGATTTTAGGGTTGATAGTACATAATAATCAAATGTAATCAATCGTATAAATCAGCCCTATGATCAGATACTAAACTTTGTGATACAGTCCCCAAAGTTTGATGCTAAATTAGAGTTATGTACTCAACCCTGACTTtgcacaatatttttctttagctATTAGCCAATAAGTGCTGTTCTATGTCATGgtctaaaaaaatatgcaaactATGTCAAATAAATGACTGCATTGTTAAAGCATATCCAATGGGGGATTTCAAGTTTAGTGTtaaccttttggtgttggtgttaggtcaattctGACACGACTATAACACGAAACATGatatgaagatggtcctgataAGTCACTTACTAGCTGTTGAAATgttaataatgtgatctggatcagttttacaaactctgaataagttttagaGCTATGGTAAGCActaagcaatccaaatttcaacaccaacaccaaggcagacaccggacttgaaatcaggTTTTGTGAGAGGATTGTGCAAAGAAGCTCATCTCcatcccaaataaaaaaaataatatttttccttTCTGTCAAAGGCATTGC includes these proteins:
- the LOC121417245 gene encoding ADP-ribosylation factor 6, with translation MGKMLSKIFGKKDLRILMLGLDAAGKTTVLYKLKLGQSVTTIPTVGFNVETVTYKNVKFNVWDVGGQDKIRPLWRHYYTGTQGLIFVVDCADRDRIDEARQELHRIINDREMKEAIILIFANKQDLPDAMKPIEVQERLGLTRIRDRNWYVQPACATSGEGLSEGLTWLTANSKP